The Tautonia plasticadhaerens nucleotide sequence CAGGCCGCGTTTCGCGAGACGATCTCCGATCCGACCCACCATAACGAGTCATCGGGCCCACCGGGAGTATGGAGCAGGCGTGGGGCGTCTCGGTGATCCCGACACGGTGGCCTCGTCGGGAGCCCCGTCAGGTACGGACTCCGGCCGAGGCCGCTGCCGCTCGGCCCCTATCCCGCCGGCTCGACGCCGATCAGGGGTCCTTGGTCATCCCCGACGCGTCCGAGGGCCCGTCGGCCTGGACCAGCGTGGCGCGGTAGTCCCGGAAAATCTCCAGGGCCTCGTCGAAGCCGTCGGCGGCCACGATCCGATCGAGCGAACGGTGGAAGCCGACGAGAAGCCGGTCGGAGTGGGCGGCCAGGCGGCCGAGCCTCTCGTGCGCCGGGTGGGCCCGGAGGCGGCGGACGGCGGCCTCCGCCCGGCAGCGGCGATGGGCCAGGCGGCGGGCCTCGTCGCAGAGGTCGGCGAGCGGGACCGGGCGCGGAGACGCAAAGCGCAGGGAGATCGGCCGGCCGACGGGTGCGGTGCGCAGGGAGATCGGCCGGCCGACGGGTGCGGTCGGGGGCATGGGATGGCCCTCGGATTGGAGATGAAAACCGCGACGGGCACGGTGTCGGAGACGGGGCCTGGCGAAAGAGCAAGGCGCGTGCCCAGGCCGTCTCCCCGCGGCCGAATGGCGTCGGAATCCGAGGAGCCGAGCAAAAATCGAGGGGAAGGCGATGTGAAAGGCATCGAAAGGTCGACCGGGAAACACCCTCGGTTGTAGAAATGACCACAGTCACGAACCGGGCCGACGTCTTGATTTCCTGCAAAGATTACAGCCCGGCGTCGGGAGACGGTCGGCCCGGTCCCGGGAGGGTCGCTCACCCCTGGCCGTCGGGGTTCCAGTTCTCCGGCTCAGCCGGGCAGTTCCTGGCCTCGGGTCTCGGGAGCGAAGGGCAGCAGGGCGACGCCGACGAGCATCAGCAATGCGAGGAGCGAGGCGGAGTCTTCCAGCCGCATCGACCTCCCCCCCGGTCCCTGGAGCCAGCCGCTCAGGAACAGGATGGGGGCGGCGAGGAACCGCCCGAAGTTGAAGCAGAAGCCGGCGCCGGTGCCCCGGACCTCGGTCGGGAACAGCTCGGGGAAATAGACCGCATAGCCGGCGTGCATCCCCAGCGTGAGGAAGCCGAAGACCGGCAGGAACAGCAGAACCGGCGTCACCCCGGAGATCACCTGGAACAGCAACAGCGCCGCGACCAGCCCGCCGAGGTGGAAGGCGAGGAACGCCCCCCGGCGGCCGAAGCGGTCCGCCATCGGCCCGAAGCAGACCAGGCCGATCCCGCCGCCGGTCGTCACCAGGAACATGCCGGCCATCTCCCAGTGCTTCAGGGGCCGGGCGAGGGATGCGAGGAGGTCGGCCCGCTCGGAGTCGTCGGCACCCTCGGGCAACTCGGCGAGGGCACGGGCCTCGACCATCCCCCGGAGGCGGTCCTTGCCGTAGACGTGGGTCCCCCAGAAGGTCGCCAGGCCGACCGTCGCCAGGCCGACCCCGACGAGGGTCCTCCTCAGCAGCGGGCCCCGGAACAGCCGGCCCAGGGCGCCGGAGCCCCGGGGTTTGGAGGGGTCGGCGGAGGGCCCCCGTTCGGGCTCCTTCAGCGACAGCCGGACCCAGAGCACCAGCAGCGCCGGCGCCGCCCCGATCACGAAGCCCCATCGCCAGCCCAGGTCCGGGTTCGCCACCAGCAGCACCCCCGCCGCCGCGGCCATCCAGGAGCCGAGCACGCTGGAGGCGTGGAAGATCGACAGCGACCAAGCCCTCGCACGGCGGGGGAAGACCTCGGCCACCAGGGCGGTCGCCACGGCCCACTCCCCGCCGGTGCCCAGCGCGACGAGGAACCGGAACGCCGCCATCTGCCACCACGAGGCCGAGAAGGCCGAGAGGCAGGTGGCCATCGAGTACATCAGGATCGTCCAGACCAGCACCCGGACCCGGCCGTAACGGTCGCTCAGGCGGCCGAAGACGACCCCCCCCAGGGCGCCTCCGAGCAGGAAGGCGGCGAAGGTCAGGTTCGTGTAGTAGGGGATCGAGGCGTCCGAGGCCGAGGGCGGGATCAGTTCCGGCATCGCCTCGTTCATGCTGGCGACGAAGATCTGGCCCTCGAAGACGTCGAACACCCAGCCGAGCGAGGCGATCACCAGGACGACCCACTGGTAGCGCGAGATCCCCTCGTACCAGGCGCCGGCCTCCGGTGCTCGCTGGTCCAGATCCATCGGTTCGATCCCCCTCGGGCCGACTCGGTGGTGGCTGTCCCCCGGCGGGACGGGGCGCTAGTATAGCCCTCCCCGGGGGCACCCGCAGGGGGCCGTCGGCCTCGATCAAGAGGCAAGGGGGCGGAGGGGGACGCCGCATGAAGCCCGTCCGGTTCGGCCTGATCGGCTACGGGGCCTGGGGGGTCCACCACGCCCGGGTCCTCTCCGGCACCGACGGGGCGGCACTCGTCTCGATCGCCGGCCGATCGGCCGACTCCTGCGACGCGGCCCGGCGTGACCATCCCGGCGCAGCCATCTACGACGACTACGCCGCCATGCTCGACCGGGAGCAGCTCGACGCGGTCGCCGTCGTCCTCCCCTCCCACCTGCACTCCGAGGCCGGCGCCGCCGTGCTCCGGTCGGGTCGGCACCTGCTCCTGGAAAAGCCGATGGCCCTGGACCTGGCCGACTGCGACGCGCTGATCAGCCTCGCCCGGGATCGACGGCTGACCCTGGCCGTCGGCCACGAGTTCCGGCTCTCGTCCCTCTGGGGAGGGGTGAAGCGGATGGTCGACGACGGCGCGATCGGCGTGCCTCGATACGCCCTGATCGAGCTCTGGAGGCGCCCCTACCGCACCGGGTCCGGGGGATGGCGGTATGACCCCGGCCGGGTCGGCAGCTGGATCCTGGAGGAGCCGATCCACTTCTTCGACCTGGCCCGGTGGTACCTCTCCGGGCCCGGAGAGCCGGTCGCCGTGACCGCCCGGGGCAGCTCGAAGCGGGCCGACCGCCCCGAGCTGCTCGACAACTTCAGCGCCTTCGTCGACTTCCCCGGCGGGGCCTATGCCGTCATCTCCCAGACCCTCGCCGCCTTCGAGCACCACCAGGTCGTCAAGCTGACCGGCACCGAGGGGGCCCTCTGGGCCTCCTGGGGCGGGGCGATGGACCGGACCTTCCACCCGAGCTACTCCCTCA carries:
- a CDS encoding MFS transporter translates to MDLDQRAPEAGAWYEGISRYQWVVLVIASLGWVFDVFEGQIFVASMNEAMPELIPPSASDASIPYYTNLTFAAFLLGGALGGVVFGRLSDRYGRVRVLVWTILMYSMATCLSAFSASWWQMAAFRFLVALGTGGEWAVATALVAEVFPRRARAWSLSIFHASSVLGSWMAAAAGVLLVANPDLGWRWGFVIGAAPALLVLWVRLSLKEPERGPSADPSKPRGSGALGRLFRGPLLRRTLVGVGLATVGLATFWGTHVYGKDRLRGMVEARALAELPEGADDSERADLLASLARPLKHWEMAGMFLVTTGGGIGLVCFGPMADRFGRRGAFLAFHLGGLVAALLLFQVISGVTPVLLFLPVFGFLTLGMHAGYAVYFPELFPTEVRGTGAGFCFNFGRFLAAPILFLSGWLQGPGGRSMRLEDSASLLALLMLVGVALLPFAPETRGQELPG
- a CDS encoding Gfo/Idh/MocA family protein, whose translation is MKPVRFGLIGYGAWGVHHARVLSGTDGAALVSIAGRSADSCDAARRDHPGAAIYDDYAAMLDREQLDAVAVVLPSHLHSEAGAAVLRSGRHLLLEKPMALDLADCDALISLARDRRLTLAVGHEFRLSSLWGGVKRMVDDGAIGVPRYALIELWRRPYRTGSGGWRYDPGRVGSWILEEPIHFFDLARWYLSGPGEPVAVTARGSSKRADRPELLDNFSAFVDFPGGAYAVISQTLAAFEHHQVVKLTGTEGALWASWGGAMDRTFHPSYSLKYFDGQTVVDIPIDRPTGEVFELEEQAAMMVRAVRDGTPPAVSGEDGRRSVALCLAARRSIETGETVRMDPTLDDR